Proteins encoded together in one Agromyces sp. 3263 window:
- a CDS encoding PAC2 family protein, with translation MRDPRSLYELNPDVQVPPGLPLVAGLTGFADAGSAVAQTSDYLLSTLDTTVVATFEADELLDYRARRPIILFQGDHLADYRPPRLSLDLARDEIGQEFLMLTGYEPDFQWERFGAALLGLIDDLQVSSTTWINSIPMPVPHTRPIGMTVSGNRADLIEAMSIWRPTTEVPSNALHLVEYRLQEQGHPTTGFVLLVPHYLSDAEYPTAAVAALEAISASTGRIFPTDALREQGRDFVARIDEQVAENGELAKLVGTLEQRHDSYMEGTSLRSPLTDEDGELPSADELAAELEKFLAYRRTRDDDTPLGG, from the coding sequence ATGCGCGATCCCCGGTCACTCTACGAGCTGAATCCGGACGTCCAGGTCCCACCCGGGCTGCCACTCGTGGCGGGCCTCACCGGATTCGCCGACGCCGGCTCCGCGGTCGCGCAGACCAGCGACTACCTGCTGTCGACGCTCGACACCACCGTCGTGGCCACCTTCGAGGCCGACGAGCTGCTCGACTACCGTGCGCGCCGTCCGATCATCCTGTTCCAAGGCGACCACCTCGCCGACTACCGGCCGCCCCGACTCAGCCTCGACCTCGCGCGTGACGAGATCGGGCAGGAGTTCCTGATGCTCACGGGCTACGAGCCCGACTTCCAGTGGGAGCGGTTCGGTGCGGCCCTGCTCGGCCTCATCGACGACCTGCAGGTCTCCTCGACGACGTGGATCAACTCCATCCCCATGCCCGTGCCGCACACCCGGCCCATCGGCATGACGGTCAGCGGCAACCGCGCCGACCTCATCGAGGCCATGTCGATCTGGCGGCCGACCACCGAGGTTCCCTCGAATGCGCTGCACCTCGTCGAGTACCGGCTGCAGGAACAGGGGCACCCGACCACCGGTTTCGTGCTCCTGGTGCCGCACTACCTGAGCGACGCGGAGTATCCGACGGCCGCCGTGGCGGCACTCGAGGCCATCAGCGCCTCGACCGGTCGGATCTTCCCCACCGATGCGCTGCGCGAACAGGGCCGCGACTTCGTCGCCCGTATCGACGAGCAGGTGGCCGAGAACGGCGAGCTCGCCAAGCTCGTCGGCACACTGGAGCAGCGCCACGACTCCTACATGGAGGGGACCTCGCTCCGTTCACCGCTCACCGACGAGGACGGCGAGCTGCCGTCGGCCGACGAGCTGGCGGCCGAGCTGGAGAAGTTCCTCGCCTACCGCCGCACCCGGGACGACGACACGCCCCTCGGCGGGTGA
- a CDS encoding RNA polymerase sigma factor, translated as MGPHSVRKRPGRQHEPSAREGTRRATVGEVQPMATTKAATSAKSEADKPAARTTAAKSTAAKTAATATKASAAKAGTKAVTPATKTPRTSTAKTAAKPRTKAKAGATGDDEDEVEPGELEEVEVDAEVEVEVDTAAVVEAPETDADTDTDDDEAKPVAVEPHPTGALVLRAVDDEDEVPVYSSAITGATADPVKDYLKQIGKVALLNAAEEVELAMRIEAGLFAEEKLSHMSDAEKRSQLGRELQWVAKDGQRAKSHLLGANLRLVVSLAKRYTGRGMQFLDLIQEGNLGLIRAVEKFDYTKGFKFSTYATWWIRQAITRAMADQARTIRIPVHMVEVINKLARVQRQMLQDLGREPTPEELSRELDMTPEKVIEVQKYGREPISLHTPLGEDGDSEFGDLIEDTEAVVPADAVGFTMLQKQLESLLDSLSEREAGVIRMRFGLGDGMPKTLDQIGDTFGVTRERIRQIESKTMAKLRHPSRSQSLRDYLE; from the coding sequence ATGGGTCCTCATAGTGTCCGAAAACGACCGGGCCGACAGCACGAGCCGAGCGCCCGAGAGGGCACGCGCCGGGCAACGGTAGGAGAGGTTCAACCAATGGCAACGACGAAGGCTGCGACGTCGGCGAAGAGCGAGGCGGACAAGCCCGCTGCGCGCACGACGGCTGCGAAGTCGACCGCCGCGAAGACCGCCGCGACGGCCACCAAGGCCTCCGCGGCGAAGGCCGGCACGAAGGCGGTCACCCCAGCGACGAAGACGCCGCGCACCAGCACGGCCAAGACCGCCGCCAAGCCGCGCACCAAGGCCAAGGCCGGCGCGACGGGCGACGATGAGGACGAGGTCGAGCCCGGCGAGCTCGAAGAGGTCGAGGTCGACGCCGAGGTCGAGGTCGAGGTCGACACGGCGGCGGTCGTCGAGGCCCCCGAGACGGATGCCGACACCGACACCGACGACGACGAGGCGAAGCCCGTCGCGGTCGAGCCGCACCCGACGGGCGCGCTGGTGCTGCGCGCCGTCGACGACGAGGACGAGGTGCCGGTCTACTCGAGCGCGATCACCGGTGCGACAGCGGACCCGGTCAAGGACTACCTGAAGCAGATCGGCAAGGTCGCGCTCCTGAACGCGGCCGAAGAGGTCGAACTCGCAATGCGCATCGAGGCGGGCCTGTTCGCCGAGGAGAAGCTGTCTCACATGAGCGACGCCGAGAAGCGCTCCCAGCTCGGTCGTGAGTTGCAGTGGGTCGCGAAGGACGGGCAGCGCGCGAAGAGCCACCTGCTGGGCGCGAACCTGCGCCTCGTGGTCTCGCTCGCCAAGCGCTACACCGGTCGCGGCATGCAGTTCCTCGACCTGATCCAGGAGGGAAACCTGGGCCTGATCCGTGCGGTCGAGAAGTTCGACTACACCAAGGGCTTCAAGTTCTCCACGTACGCGACGTGGTGGATCCGCCAGGCGATCACCCGCGCCATGGCCGACCAGGCTCGCACCATCCGCATCCCGGTGCACATGGTCGAGGTCATCAACAAGCTCGCCCGCGTGCAGCGGCAGATGCTGCAGGACCTGGGTCGCGAGCCCACGCCCGAGGAGCTGAGCCGCGAGCTCGACATGACCCCCGAGAAGGTCATCGAGGTGCAGAAGTACGGCCGCGAGCCCATCTCGCTGCACACGCCCCTGGGCGAGGACGGCGACAGCGAGTTCGGCGACCTCATCGAGGACACCGAGGCGGTCGTGCCCGCGGACGCGGTCGGCTTCACGATGCTGCAGAAGCAGCTGGAGTCGCTGCTCGACTCGCTGAGCGAGCGTGAGGCGGGCGTGATCCGCATGCGCTTCGGCCTCGGCGACGGCATGCCGAAGACCCTCGACCAGATCGGCGACACCTTCGGCGTGACCCGTGAGCGGATCCGCCAGATCGAGTCGAAGACGATGGCGAAGCTGCGCCACCCGTCGCGGTCGCAGTCGCTCCGCGACTACCTCGAGTAG
- a CDS encoding leucyl aminopeptidase, whose amino-acid sequence MTVPSLSVSASPALGSDADVVILAAMSGSDGAELMAVPGYEWVPAALAAVGAKGTAEEFTRLPGNGDGPRMVAVAGTGGAADAAAYRLAIGSAVRQLSGVTSIAIAIPMEDPELAAAALEGAALGAYAYSEYKSTAKAPIERIILHSDLDETAIGVDRVRAVTAGVARTKDLVNASPADLFPERLAELAVEAASAAGVSAKVWDEEALAEGGFGGILGVGLGSSRGPRLVRLDYAPDGASMHLALVGKGITFDSGGLSLKPMASMVGMKTDMAGAAAVLSAVVALAELQVPIRVTGWLCLAENLPSGTAVRPNDVLRMHGGTTVEVLNTDAEGRLVLADGLVAATAEQPDAIIDVATLTGAQVVALGHRITGLMGDDGLVADVRAAADAVGEATWPMPLPADLLPLLKSDVADLANTKLGVTVPGMLLAGVFLREFVGTRDGSDERIPWAHLDIAGPSNNSGAAWGYTGSGATGVAVRTLVRLGEDLSAG is encoded by the coding sequence ATGACCGTTCCCTCGCTCTCCGTCTCCGCCTCCCCCGCCCTCGGTTCCGACGCGGACGTCGTGATCCTCGCCGCGATGAGCGGCAGCGACGGCGCCGAGCTCATGGCGGTCCCGGGCTACGAGTGGGTGCCCGCGGCGCTCGCCGCCGTCGGCGCGAAGGGCACCGCCGAGGAGTTCACGCGACTTCCGGGCAACGGCGACGGCCCCCGCATGGTGGCCGTGGCCGGCACGGGCGGTGCAGCGGATGCCGCGGCGTACCGCCTCGCGATCGGCAGCGCCGTACGCCAGCTCTCCGGTGTCACGTCCATCGCCATCGCGATCCCGATGGAGGACCCCGAACTCGCCGCCGCGGCCCTCGAGGGCGCAGCCCTCGGCGCCTACGCCTACTCCGAGTACAAGTCGACGGCGAAGGCGCCGATCGAGCGCATCATCCTGCACTCGGACCTCGACGAGACCGCGATCGGCGTGGACCGCGTCCGGGCCGTCACGGCCGGCGTCGCACGCACGAAGGACCTCGTCAACGCGTCACCCGCCGACCTGTTCCCCGAGCGCCTCGCCGAGCTGGCGGTCGAGGCCGCGAGCGCTGCCGGGGTCTCGGCGAAGGTCTGGGACGAGGAGGCGCTCGCCGAAGGCGGCTTCGGCGGCATCCTCGGGGTCGGGCTCGGCTCCAGCCGCGGGCCGCGGCTCGTCCGACTCGACTACGCGCCCGACGGGGCATCCATGCACCTGGCCCTGGTCGGCAAGGGCATCACCTTCGACTCCGGTGGCCTGTCGCTGAAGCCGATGGCCTCGATGGTCGGCATGAAGACCGACATGGCCGGAGCGGCCGCCGTCCTCTCGGCCGTCGTCGCCCTCGCCGAGCTGCAGGTGCCCATCCGCGTCACGGGATGGCTCTGCCTCGCGGAGAACCTGCCGTCCGGAACAGCGGTGCGCCCCAACGACGTGCTCCGCATGCACGGGGGCACCACGGTCGAGGTGCTGAACACCGATGCCGAGGGCCGGCTCGTCCTCGCCGACGGGCTCGTCGCGGCGACCGCAGAGCAGCCCGACGCCATCATCGACGTCGCGACGCTGACCGGAGCGCAGGTCGTCGCGTTGGGCCATCGCATCACCGGACTGATGGGTGACGACGGCCTCGTGGCCGACGTGCGGGCCGCAGCCGACGCCGTGGGCGAGGCGACCTGGCCGATGCCGCTCCCGGCCGACCTGCTCCCCCTGCTCAAGTCCGATGTCGCGGACCTCGCGAACACGAAGCTCGGGGTCACGGTGCCCGGCATGCTGCTGGCGGGCGTGTTCCTGCGCGAGTTCGTGGGCACCCGCGACGGCTCGGACGAGCGGATCCCGTGGGCTCACCTCGACATCGCGGGCCCGTCGAACAACTCCGGCGCGGCGTGGGGATACACGGGATCGGGGGCCACCGGAGTGGCCGTGCGCACCCTCGTCCGGCTGGGCGAGGACCTCTCCGCCGGGTAG